DNA sequence from the Penicillium psychrofluorescens genome assembly, chromosome: 3 genome:
GCAGCACATATCTCATACAGGATCCGTGGAGAGGATCGAGCGGCTCTCATGCAGGGTAGCTGTGGGGGGTCGCGTTGTTTGCAAACGTATAGGCTTTCGGTTTCTGAGCCCCGGGCAGCGGGTGGGCCATGTAGTGATGGGCATCCCGATGGTCCGGAAATTTATGATGCATCATGAACTCGGCCCGTTTCCTTTCCGTAGAGCCCGGCATATCAGCGTCTTCAACCGAGTAGATCAAAGACGGTGAGCCTGACACTGGCTCAATCCCAAACGCGTGGCCCGTGTGTTCAATCGCCGAGTCATACCCCATAGGCGAAACATGGCTCGACTGTGGTACTTGAAGACCAGCGGGAAATTCGGGAGAGGCGAGCGAAGGGGCATCCGTCCAGCTTCGTGCGGACATGGGGACCGGGTCACAGGCGATGGCGTATTCGGGGAAGTTAGCCACATGGGCCGGAGCAGACATCGGAGGCGCAATGTTTTGGTACTGGAAGTGCGAGTACAAATCCATCGGCGTAGTGGGAGGCGAGGCGATGTTCACTTGCATGGGCTGCGAGGTAGGGAAAAATTGCGTGGCTGAATGCGCCGACAAGCAGTAATTGCTCTCCGTGGGTGAGTTTGGCATGAAGTGCTGCAGGTCCTGCGGTGTCAAAGGGGTTGGAGGAGCCAAGGTAGTAGACGAGACCGACGGCCGCAGCATTTCCGCTTTGGAAGACTTCATGGTCCCGGACTCGGAGAAGGTCGAAAAGTTGAGAGGCGAACGTTGAGCAGCGGACACCTTCCTCACGCCGGCGTACCGAGAATTGAGACTCTGGGTCGACTTGGACTGCCGCATCGAGTGACCAGCGCCAGAGCTCAACTTGCGATTCGTTGGCGAGAGGGACGACAtggaggtcgagggagcCAGCGTGCGGGCCCCGGAAGTTCCAATAGCAGCAGGCCGTGGGCGCTTTCGCCGGGCAGCGAGGTCAAGTTCCTTGGCGGGTTCCCTCCACGACGCTCCTCCAGCCCGGGGCAGAGATTGCGACAACGCAGATTGACCAGGGGTACAGATGCCAATGCCCTCCAAAGAGTTTGATATCGCATCGGACTCACGCCGGGCGACGGAGAGATCAGGAGCCTGCATGGGCATAGAGTAAGTGCTGTAGGCAATCCCGATTTCGGATCCTGCGTTCGTGCCATCCCATTCCCCAGCCTGATGATAGTGAGCACCCGCAAACGCATCCTGGTTCTGATGCGAGCCGGATATGTCGTGCAACGGCTGACTGGTCGTTGTGAACGAAGTCGCCTCCGAGGTACTGTAGCCGATGGTTTCGTCGGGGCTGCTGGTCGCACCCCACGACGTAGGCTCCTCCTTCGCGTCCCAATCTGGGAAGGCAGCACTGAGAGCAGCGTGTCCGCTGTGAGCCTGGCCATGGCTACTGTTGGGGGCCTTGGGCGGTGCCATGGTGGTAGGAGACATGTCActttcctcgtcctccgccGACTCCTTCTTGGCGCGGGAGTCCTTGCCTCTGAATCGATCGCGGGCTGCAACGGCAGCATTGAGAGCCCTTTGCAGAGAAGCAAAAGTTGCCTCGCGGGCTGTTTCACTCTTTGTCTTGTGGTGCTTAGAGGCGGATTTGAGAGCCTTGGTAGGGCTCTTGGAAGGACCTTCGGAGGTGGACGCCTCCGGTGCCTTCTTGACAGGGGAAGCTTTCTCGGGCTCTTCCTTGGACTTGCTGCCCGACTGCCGAGACTCGGATAGCTGGTCCAAGGTCTCGGACTTTTGACGAGCAGCTTCCTCCGCTTCGGCCTTGGCTTTCTGcatcttctcaaactcctctTGGCGTTTCTGCTGCTTGGCCTTTGCCCGTCGATTCTGGAACCAGTTCTATGAAATCGGAATTAGTTTATGATTTAGTCTTCAAAAATCAAGGCTCGGCGTAACTCACGGCCACGCGAGGCAGGCTCAAGTTCGTCTGAGCCGCCAATTGGCGCTTGACGTTGCTGCTCGGCTTGGGGTGGGCTTGGAACTGGGCCTCCAGCGTCTCGACCTGCTCTTTGGTCAAGCGAGGCCGGGACAGGTTCTCTGCGTATTCCTCGTAGTCCATGATCGGCTGGTGGTAGTAGTCCATCATGTCCATTGGCGGGTGCGGATACATATACCCGTCGATAGGGTGCATCATGGCGGGAGGCACCATGTTGGGATCGTACGCGATGGGCTGGTCCATCGGGATGCCCGCATGGCCGGCATAGTTCCACGAAGGGTGGATATAGCTCATGGCTAGgtgtgggagggaggggggagTGGTGGAGCGATGAGAGAGTGAAGTGAGAGCTGCACGGGAACGTCGCAGCTTCGAGGGTCGAGGTCTATATCATCGAGGGGTGGTGATAGAAGTGATCGACCGGCTGGTGGCGATGGGGGAAGAGCAAAAGGACCCTCGGAGGCGGTTGGGAGtgcaagaaaaagaaatgagTGAACGATGTCGCAGGCCTGGTGGGTACAGGAGAGAATGGAGGTTCAGGGAGGGGAAGGTATCAAAGGAGTGGACGTTCCAAATGAACAGGAACTAAacacaaaaaagaaaagaaaagaaagacaaggagCGTCAAGAAGGCAAATGGAAAAACAAAGGGTGTGTTGTGTGTGTTTCgggggaaaagagagaagagagggcaGAGGATCGAGAGTCGACCGAGTGATTGGGGGGGTGGAAAGACGGGGACGGGCTGGCTGGTACGGGACGGTACCGGCACCAGGGGGGGGCGCGGGCTGATTGGGTGGCACTGGGCGGGTAATCTGGATGAAACCTGGTTGGGGCCAGATGTTTACCCTGGAGTGTAGGAACCAAGTAACGAACTATGCCTACCACTGCAGATACGCAGAGGGagtattttttttttctgcaGGGAAAATGATGGCGGAATGGTATATTAATGATCTCCACCGGGGATTCTGTCGTCGGTACTGTATTTTCCACGGAGTACACAACACTGGCCGCCACCCCCTAGAGTGAAAAAGGTAAACAAACGAGATCCAGCCCGATGATCCCGCGGTCACAGAAATACAGGCCAGTTCCTGCATTAGCGCCATGTCTGAGCCCAGGAGTGTTACCACGGACAAGTCCCGTGTAATTATCAGCCCTGACGGAAGTGCTTTGCTAGATGCTAAGATAACCCGATCTCCAGAATGCTGGGTCAGGCGATCGCGATCCCCAAAAGATCCCAAATGGCACCAAAGGGATCGCCGAACGTAGTGACGATATCCGAGAGACCTTTCTGGGCCCCCCTCCCCGTGTCGGGCAGCGTGGCAGTCAGCCAAGACCGGCTAAACATCAATAGTGCACCGATCCTGTCGATCCCTGACCGGGGATCTGCCGAGCTTTTTTCTCTCAGAGTGACACAATCGCCTTCCCGGGTGGCCGGTTAGCCCTGGTTCGGACAGAGATCTCCATGCAAGTATATCACGAGGGTTACGCAGGGCGATCACCGTGATCGGGCGGTAGATGAGAGACTTGGAGCTACGTACTTTGCAAATCGTTGACAATCATGGGCGGTGGGGAGATTTGCTCACTCTCTCTGTGATTGACGCGTTGACAGTAAACGTCTCAGGGCCCAGTCGATCACGGGATCATCCCCTTCCCTGCCAAGGACAATGGATGAGGATCAGCCCAGAGGCCCTCCAACGCTCCAGTGAACCCCGATGACCTCGAGTTACACTTGCAGCGGGGATGATTGCGAACAGGGATGATCCCTCCTCGTCTTGCCCGGAGAAAGCATCCTAGAAACCCGCTCTCTCCAGACATCCCGGGCTTGTAATGGTCCATGATTCTCCCCTCCGTCTGAGAGATAAGCCATTGGCGCCTATCTAGAAAACCTTGTATCCGGTCCGCGGAAGCCATGGCGTGCCCAGCTGCCGTCCGCTCGCGTTTTCTTCACGTgcaggaaaaagaagaagcctaCGCAGGGGCGGCCAGATCGAGAATCTCCGAGCTGGTGCGCACACCCTCCGGATTGGTGGGCCCCCGATCTTAGGCCTCCTTCGTCCCATGGCCGGCCCCCATTTACTGGGATTGGCAGAAAACACCAGAACACAACATGACTCGGGCAGGCAGTTAAGATTCCCCCCGCTCTTGTCCACTGGCGTTGATCTGCGCAGCGCGTGAATCCCGCACGGATCGCTGACGC
Encoded proteins:
- a CDS encoding uncharacterized protein (ID:PFLUO_005287-T1.cds;~source:funannotate), whose amino-acid sequence is MSYIHPSWNYAGHAGIPMDQPIAYDPNMVPPAMMHPIDGYMYPHPPMDMMDYYHQPIMDYEEYAENLSRPRLTKEQVETLEAQFQAHPKPSSNVKRQLAAQTNLSLPRVANWFQNRRAKAKQQKRQEEFEKMQKAKAEAEEAARQKSETLDQLSESRQSGSKSKEEPEKASPVKKAPEASTSEGPSKSPTKALKSASKHHKTKSETAREATFASLQRALNAAVAARDRFRGKDSRAKKESAEDEESDMSPTTMAPPKAPNSSHGQAHSGHAALSAAFPDWDAKEEPTSWGATSSPDETIGYSTSEATSFTTTSQPLHDISGSHQNQDAFAGAHYHQAGEWDGTNAGSEIGIAYSTYSMPMQAPDLSVARRESDAISNSLEGIGICTPGQSALSQSLPRAGGASWREPAKELDLAARRKRPRPAAIGTSGARTLAPSTSMSSLSPTNRKLSSGAGHSMRQSKSTQSLNSRYAGVRKVSAAQRSPLNFSTFSESGTMKSSKAEMLRPSVSSTTLAPPTPLTPQDLQHFMPNSPTESNYCLSAHSATQFFPTSQPMQVNIASPPTTPMDLYSHFQYQNIAPPMSAPAHVANFPEYAIACDPVPMSARSWTDAPSLASPEFPAGLQVPQSSHVSPMGYDSAIEHTGHAFGIEPVSGSPSLIYSVEDADMPGSTERKRAEFMMHHKFPDHRDAHHYMAHPLPGAQKPKAYTFANNATPHSYPA